Genomic segment of Streptomyces sp. NA02950:
GCCTCCCACCGCTCACCGTGCTCCCGTTCCTGCTCGACCAGGACCGCGGCGGTGCGCTGCCGCATGTCCTTGAGCGCGGCGAGCGCCTCGCCCCGCCACTCCTTGACGTCCTGGCGCGAGACGGCCCGCACCTCCTCGACCTCCGCCTGGGCCGCCTCCAGGGTGCTGCGCGCCGATGCCTCGGCGGCCTCGCGCACCCGCTCGGCCTCGTCGCGCGCCTGGTCGCGCACCAGACGGGCGTCGACCTGCACGGCCTCCCACTGCTCCTGCGCCCACGCCTCGGCCTGCGCGCGCAGATGCGTCTCCTCCTCCTCGGCCGCCATCAGGATCAGCTGGGCGCGGTCGCCCAGCGATTCATACGTCTGGGGGGCCAGCTGGGAGACCGTCTCGCGCAGCCGCTCCGCGTCGGCGGACAGCTCGTTGGCGAGCACGGTGAGGCGCGCGGCCCGTTCCCAGGCCGCGTCACGTGCCTGGGACAGCTCCGCCACACAGCGGTCGACCTGCACGGGACGGTAGCCGCGGCCCCGTCCGACGATGGTGAAGCCCTGTGGTGACACCGATGCGCCCATCCTTGGAACCCCTTTTGTCCGGCATGCAACGCGCTTCGGCGCACATCTTGATGGATCGCCGCTAATCGCCCATAACGCGACACTCCGCCCATCCGCCCCGGCGGCCGGGGCCGGGACGCGTTCCGGTCCCCCCGTGGAATCCCGCCGGAATCCGGTGACAACAACGACGAGGCGCCCGCCCCCGTCACGGGGGTCGGGCGCCTCGATCCGTCTGCCGGCGCTGCCTGGTGGGCCTACGGGCTACGTCAGAGCAGGCCGTCCCACATCTGCTCCAGCAGCACCGCCCACCAGTTGTCCGGTGCGGACAGCGCCGCCGGGTCCAGGGCGGCGAGCTGGGCCTGGAAGTCGACCGTCCAGCGGCCCGCCTGCTCGGGCGTCAGCCCGTAGCGCAGCCGCCACATCCGGCCCAGCAGCGCCATGCAGCGCACGAACTCCGGCAGACCGGTGTTCACGAACTGCGGCGGCACCGGCTGCGCCACCGCCTCCAGAGGAATGGCCACGATGTGCGCGGTGCCGTACTGCACACACAGCTGACGGCCGAAGTCATTGCCCATGACCAGGTACGACCCGGCGTCGGCCGCGGGCTGCACGCCGCGCTCGGCCGCCAGTTCGGCCAGCGTCGGCACCGGGCGGCCCGGCTGGGCCTGGGCCCAGAAGAACGGCCCGAAGTCCACCGGGAGTCCCGCCCAGACCAGCGTCTGCGCGACCACGTCCGGTACGCCCATCCGGGAGACCGCGCGCTGGTCGAAGCGGAAGATGCCGGGGCCGAACGACTGGCCCAGCTCATGCGCCAGACCCTCGGGCGGAACCGGCGGAACCGGCTGCACCTGGCCGGGGTGCGGCAGCGGCGCCCGGTTCGGCGCCGGACGGGCCGGGCCGTCCGCCACCTGGTGCAACTCACCCTGGTGCTCCAGCAGATGGCGGACGCCCTGCTGGCGGGTGGCGTGGTCCCGGCCGTACGGGGCGGTGTGGCTGATCCGCACCTGCGGCCAGGTCTCGTGGATCATCCGGGCGCAGTAACCGCCGGGCAGATCGCAGGACTCCAGCTCGGTGTGGAGCTCCAGCACCTGCTGCGGCGGCACGTTCATCGACCGCAGCTCGTGCAGGATCTGCCACTCCGGATGCGGGGTGCCCGGTGCGGAACGGCGGATGAGCTGCTGCTCGGAGCCGTCCTGTGCGCGGTAGCGGAGGACCGCCATATAGCCGGGGCCCACGGTCGGCTGACCGGGCGGCGGCTGCGGATACGCGTATCCGGGCGGGGGCGTGCCGGGGGCCGCGGCACCGGGAGGCGGCGCCATGCCGGGCACCGGAGCACCGGGAGGCGGCGCCATAGCGGGGGCACCCGGGGCGCCGGGCGCGCCGGGGCCACCGGCCAGCATGGTCGCGGCGGCGTGCACACCGTCACCGGGGGCCCCGGGAGCCCCTGGGGCGCCGGGAGCGCCGGGGAACGGAGGCGGCGGCGTCGCGGAACCACCCGCACCGGGGACCCCCGGTGGGCCGGGCGGCTGCGGGCCGGATGGGGCAGCCTGGCCGGGTACGCCCGGGGCACCCGGCGGAGCCGGGAAACCGGGACCGCCCGGACCGGGCGGCGGGGTGTGGCCGGGAGCGCCGGGGGCGCCGGGCTGGCCGGGACCGCCCGCCAGCATCGTCGCGGCGGCATGCACACCACCGGGAGCCCCGGGCGCACCCGGGGCGCCGGGGGCCTGGGGCGACTGCGGAGCACCGGGCGGACCGGGCGGCTGCGCACCCGGCGGCGGGGTCTGGCCAGGAGCACCGGGAGCGCCCGGAGTACCAGGCGCACCGGGGGCACCAGGCGCGGCGGGCTGGCCGGGACCGCCCGCCAGCATCGTCGCGGCGGCGTGCACATTGCCGCCGCCCGGAGCACCGGGCGGCGGGGTCTGCCCACCGGGCCCCGCGTCGGGGTCGAGCTGCGAGACCAGCTGGGTCGGTACGTAACCCCCGGCCGGAGCGCCCGGGGTGCCGGGCCCGGACGGGGCGGGCGACGACGGAGGGGGCGGGGTGTGCGGGGCGTGCGGGGTCTGCGCACCCGCGCCGGGCCGGGCGCCGGGCGTACCCGGGGCACCGGGCGGCGGCGGAGGCGTGGGACCGCCGGGCGTCGCCTTGCGGGTGGCCTCGTTCGCGATATCGGCCGCGCCGGGAGCGGCGCCGGACACCGGACCGGCGCCCGGACCGCCCGGGAGGTCGATCTGCGGCGCGATGGCGGTGGGCGGCAGCGCGCTGCCGCCGGACAGCAGCTCGGTCTTGGCGTCCGGCCGTACGCCCGGCGCCGGGGTGTCCTCGTCGTCGGAGCCCGCCAGCGGCGGGGCGAAGACCGTCGCGGGCGGTGCGACCGAGCGGTCGCCGTCGTCGCCCCCGGAGTTGGTGTCGGCCCCGGCCCACGGCGTACCACCGGACGGCGCCGAGGCGGAGGAGGAAGCGGAAGGCGCAGAAGGCGCGGCAGGGGCGGGTGGAACCGGCGGTGCGTCCTGCGGCCGCGCGCCCCCGGACCCGGCCGCGGGCGCGCCGGACGGCCCCGCCCCCGGCGCGGCGTCCGACCGCTGGTCGGGGATGTCCAGCCGCTGGTCCGGCAGACTCAGCGCGTCCGCCGCCTCCTGCAACCACTCCGGCGGAGTGAGCAGGAAGGACGTGGCGTTGAGATCGATGCGCCGCTGACGGCCGCCGGTGGTCTCCGAGGGGTCGGCGTCGGCCGTCGACCCGTAGCACTCCTCGTAGCGGCGGATGACCTCACCGACCGGCAGTCCGGGCCACAGCGTGGTGTCACCGCTGTCGCGGGCGATGACCATCCGCGCGCCGTCGGTGGCCGTGTCCGAGACCGGACCGTCGGGCCGGTCCTCGGCCCAGACCACGAACCCCAGGTCGAACTCCCGGACCCGCACCTCGCGCTGCTGATAGGCGGGCACATCACCGTTGATCCAGAGTTCCGCGCGCTCCTGCGCCTGTGCGAAGGTCACCATCGCGCTCACTCCTCCACTGGAACGGCGTACGCGAATCCACCGTCCACCATCAGGTTCGCCACGGTCTCCAGTTCCGGCGGATTGCCCGCCAGCCGCAGCAGGAAGGCGTCGAAGTCATCGCCGCACGGCAGCATCAGCTCCGTCACCCGGTCCTGGACCGTCCAGCCGTCGCGGTCCCGCGCGTCGTCGTACGCGCAGAACCACACCGAGCCGATCGCGTCGCCCTTCACCTTCACCGCGATCACCCCACCCTGGACGAAGCCGACGCCCAGATAGTCCTTGGTGAAGTGGTCGCGCAGACACTTGTTCATGTACACGAGGTCGTTGATCGCGGCCTCGTCGCGCACCGTGAAGAAGGGCTGGTCGATCAGCAGCCCCAGCTCCGGGTCGAGCGCCGCGCCGACCGGGGCGCAGCCACCCGCCGCCTTCAGGTACCCGCGGTACGCGTCGGGCAGCCGGTAGCCGAGGTCCTCCTCGACACCGAGCACCTGCTCCTCGGTGACCGAGAGTCCGCGGACGGGCAGCCCGAAGTGGACCGGCCGGGTCTCCTGGAGAGGGCGGGTGCCGCGCTTGTTCTGGTCGACCGGCGCGGTGGCGAGTCCCCCGTGGTGCCGCAGCAGCGCCTTCACCTCGGCCGGGATCAGCTCCATCCGGCGGGTGCCGGCGACGTGGTGCCAGGTCCAGCCGTGCGGGGTGGCGACCGGTACGGAGTCCTTCCACAGGTCATGACCGGCGGCGAACTGTGCCGCGTTCGCCGAGACGTAGTCGGTCAGCCGCAGCTCGTCGACGCCGAACCCCTCCGGGGGCTCGGCGATTTCGGCCGCTGCGCGCGCATAGGGCGAGAAGTCCGGAAAGCCGTTTTCGTCCACCCGGACGCCCTTGGGGTGGCGAGCGGCCCGGACCGGGTCCGGGAAGTGCACGACCTGCCCGGCGTAGGCCGCGTTCGGTGGCGCGGCTTGCTGCCCGAGCCGACCTGTCGTCATGGCGGTTGCCCCCTGCTGATGCTGTCTACTGCACACAGCCTATGCGGTGGCGCAACGGCCGGAACCGGTCGGTCACCCCGGCCGCCCCCGCCCCGCCGCCCGGCCTCGGGCCACGCCCCGCCGCCCACCTGGCGGCACCAGACCGGACTACCGCACCACCCGGCACATTTGGCAATCTGATCACTGCAACCGGGGGATTGGGGTAGGGAGGGAACCACCACATGCACACCACGCGGAGCGACGGGAGCGGCAACGACGCCGCCCCCGCGGCCGACGACCCCCGGCTGGGATGGAGCGGCGGCGACCCCGACGCCGGGCCGCCCGCGGTGCACCACCGGCGCGATGGCATCCTGCCCGCCGTGGCCGCCGCGCTCTCCGTCCGCGGCGAGACCCTCACCTGCACCGGGATCAAGGGCGATCAGCCACCGACGCTCCACCCCCTGGTCCAGGAGTTCCTCGACGCCCTCCCCACCGGCCAGCGCGAGCGCTTCACCGGCCGCTGCGCCGAGGCGATCCTGCTCTCCCGCCATCTGACGGCCTTCGAGACGAGCCGCTCCAAGCGCGCCGCCCGCAAACCGCTCGGCCAGGGCGAGGCCCGCCGCTCCCTCAAGCACGCCAAACTCACCACCCGCCGCATCCGCGAGGCGGGCGACCCCCAGCACGGCAGTTATGCCCCGCCGTGTCTGTCCTGCACGGCGCTGCTGGCCCACTTCGGCGTACGGGTCGTGGGTGAGACCGAGTGAAACAGGCATACGACCGCAGGGACGTCACCCGCTTCCCCATCGCCGTGGACGCCGCCCTGCGCGAGGCGGGCTGGCAGCCCGGCCGCTGGGACATACAGCGCGCCGAGGTCTGGGCCGACACCCTGCGCGCCCACACCTCCCCCGCTGGACACCAGCACGCGGTCTTCCCGGCGGCCGTCGAGGCGTGGGCGGAGTTCGGCGGACTGCACGTACAGCCGCCGGCGGCGGGGCGGCAGATCGCCCCGACCCCGTTCCGGATCGACCCGCTGCCCGGCCTCCACCTGGCCCGCAGCCTCAGCGACTTGGGGCGGGCGCTGGAGACGGAGGTCTGCCCGCTGGGGGAGGAGGCGGACGGACAGGCGCTGCTGACCATCGACACGGAGGGCCGGGTCTACAGCCTGGACCACTGCGGCGACTGGTATCTGGGCGCGACCGTGGACGCGGCGCTGGCCACCCTGGTCACGGGCGCTCTCCCGCCCCGCCTGCCGCGGGCCTAGGAGGGCCACCCGGACCGCGGGCCCGGACCGGCTACGCGCTCTTGGCGCGCTCCACCCCCGCGGCGCCCTCGAGTTCCCCGGCGGTGGAGCCCACGGGCCCGCCGTCCTCGGCGCCCACGCCGTCCGTGCCGCCCTCGCCATCCGTGCCGTCGGCCCCGTCGGCCCCGTCGGCCGTGCGGTCCGGGATGACCGCCGAGACCCGGAAGCCACCCGTCTCGGTCGGCCCCGACACAAAGCCCCCGCCCAGCGTGGAGACCCGCTCGCGCATGCCGACCAGACCGTTGCCCCCGCTGGGCAGCCCGGCGTCCGCCGTGCCCCCCTCGCACGGGCCGTTCTCCACCAGCACCGCGATCTCGGCGGCGCGATGGGCGACCCGGACCCGGGCGCTGGCACCCGGGGCGTGCTTGTGAACGTTGGTGAGCGCTTCCTGCACCACCCGGTAGGCGGTCTGCTCCACCCGCGACGCGTAGCGCCGCTCCTCGCCCTCCACCGAAAGCTCCACGGTCATCCCGGCCGCGCGCGACTGGCCGACCAGCGCCGCCAGCTCCGCCAGCGACGGCCCGCCCAGGGGCTCCGCCTCCCGCACGGCCGCCTCCGCCGCCTGCGCGGCGGCCGAAGCGGCCAGGCCCACCGCGGCCAGCGGCACCCGCCGCGGCTCCTTCGGAGGGGCCGGAGCCGGAACCGCGGCCCCGGACCGCTGACCGTCCTCGGAGCGCAGCACCCCCAGCATCTGCCGCAGCTCGGTGAGGGCCTGCCGCCCCATGTCGCCGACCAGCGCCGCGTTCTTCGACGCCTTCTCCGGGTCCTTCAGCGCCACCGCCTGGAGCGCAGCCGCGTGCACCACCATCAGGCTCACCCGGTGTGCCACCACGTCGTGCATCTCGCGGGCGATCCGGGTGCGCTCCTCGTTGCGGGCCCACTCGGCGCGCTCCTCCGCGCGGTCCGCGAGCAGCGACAGCTCGCGCTCGAGCCCGTCGGCCCGCTCCCGCAGACTCTCCACCAGCCGCCGCCGCGCCCTGACGTAGAGCCCGAGCAGCACCGGCGGGGCGGTCATCCCCAGCGCCATCACCACCGAGACCAGCGGCACCACCCAGAGCCCCGGCTCCCAGCCGTCCTTCTTGATGTCCTGCTGGAAACGGATCATGGTGATGATGAGCGTCCCGGAGCCCGCCATCCCGGCGAGCACCGCCGTGATCCGCCGCGGCACCTCGGAGGCGGCCAGGGTGTAGAGGCCGACCACACCGAGCAGCAAGCCCATCTCGGCCGGGGTGACCGCGATCGATATCAGGACAACGGCGATCGCCCACTGGCGCCGCAGCACCAGCGTCGAACCGACGACCACCCCGAGCAGCACCCCGAGAACCGTTGGGATCCGGGCGTCATGCGCGAAACCGACACCCTCCGCGGCGCATTCCGCCGCCGACGCGACGGCGAGCCCCACGTCGAGCACCATGCTCCGCCGCCGCGGCCACCACCACGGACCGGCGGGCGCGCCCCGCGCACTCGCCGCCTCGACTACCCCCGTAGCACTCATAGCGACCAGACTACGGCCGTGGGGCAACGCATTTCCCTGGGACACGGCGGGGTGAAGGCCACTCGGACGGCGGACGGCGCCGCGCCCCGGAACGGGGCAACGACGCTGATCCATACCGTCGCATCGAGGGCTGGTGGTACGGCATAGTGGTGGGGGCCAAGTCGGGCAGCCTGACCGGATGTCCGATTTGAGTGCTTTTCCATCCCCTGTGGTGTAATGGGCAACACTACCGGTTTTGGTCCGGTTGTTCCGGGTTCGAGTCCTGGCAGGGGAGCTCTGCTTTCCGTCCCTACGGGTCCTGATCGCCCCGATCAGGACCCGCGCACGTTTCCACCCCGAAACCTCTCGGTATCCTGCGGGTGTCCACCCCCGAAGCCGAAGGGCACACCCGTGAGCGCCAACCGCCCGGCAGCCGTCGTCGTCCTCGCAGCGGGTGAGGGCACCCGTATGAAGTCGGCGACCCCCAAGGTCCTGCATGCGATCTGCGGCCGATCCCTCGTCGGGCATGTCGTCGCCGCCTCCCGCGAGCTCTCCCCCGAGCATCTGGTGGTCGTCGTCGGCCATGCCCGTGAGCAGGTCACCGCACATCTCGCCGAGATCGACGCCGAGGTGCGCACCGCCGTCCAGCACGAGCAGAACGGCACCGGCCACGCCGTCCGGATGGGCCTGGAGGAGCTGTCCGACAGCGGTGTCGTTCTCGACGGCACCGTGATCGTCGTCTGCGGTGACACCCCGCTGCTGACCGGCGCCACGCTGGAGCGGCTGGCCTCGGCCCACGCCACCGACGGGAACGCGGTGACCGTGCTCACCGCCGAGGTGCCCGAGCCCACCGGCTACGGCCGGATCGTGCGGGACCCGGCGAGCGGCGCCGTCACCGCGATCGTCGAGCACAAGGACGCCACCGACGCCCAGCGCGCGATCCGCGAGATCAACTCCGGTGTCTTCGCCTTCGACGCCCAGCTGCTCACCGACGCGCTCGGCAAGGTGCGCACCGACAACAGCCAGGGCGAGGAGTACCTCACCGATGTCCTCGGCATCCTGCGTGAGGCCGGTCACCGGGTGGGGGCCGCCGTGGCCGCGGACCACCGGGAGATCCTGGGCATCAACAACCGCGTCCAGCTGGCCGAGGCCCGCAGGCTGCTCAACGACCGGCTGCTGGAGCGCGCCATGCTCAGCGGGGTGACCGTGGTCGACCCGGGGACCACCTGGATCGACGCGACCGTCACCGTCGAGCCGGACGCCCTGGTCCACCCCGGCACCCAGCTGCTGGGCACCACCCACCTCGCCGCGCACAGCGAGGTCGGTCCGAACTCCCGGCTCACCGACACCACCGTGGGCGAGGGCGCCGTCGCGTCGTTCACCGTCGCCGACGGCGCCGAGATCGGCGCGGGCGCCGGCGTGGGGCCGTACGCGTATCTGCGCCCGGGCACCCGGCTCGGCACCAAGTCCAAGGCCGGTACCTACGTGGAGATGAAGAACGCCACGATCGGCGAGGGCAGCAAGGTGCCGCATCTGTCCTACGTGGGCGACGCGACGATCGGCGACCACACCAACATCGGTGCCGCGAGCGTCTTCGTGAACTACGACGGCGTCAGCAAGCACCACACCACCATCGGCAGCCACTGCCGCACCGGAGCCGACAACATGCTTGTGGCTCCTGTCACGATCGGGGACGGCGCCTACACCGCCGCCGGCTCGGTCATCACCAAGGATGTGCCCCCAGGCTCGCTGGCCGTCGCCCGCGGACAGCAGCGGAATATCGAGGGCTGGGTGGCCCGCAAGCGCCCCGGAAGTGCCGCGGCGCGGGCCGCGGAGAGCGCTCACCAGGAGCACCGGAGCGATCAGTGACCCGTGCAGGGGTATGCCGTGCGGGGCGTACCGTGAGAAGCGCACCTAAGTGACATCCAAGGAGACTTGCTGTGACCGGGATCAAGACGACCGGCGAGAAGAAGTTGATGCTCTTCTCCGGCCGCGCCCACCCCGAGCTGGCCGAGGAGGTCGCCCACGAGCTGGGCGTCAGCTTGGTCCCGACCAAGGCTTTCGACTTCGCCAACGGCGAGATCTACGTCCGATTCCAGGAGTCCGCGCGGGGCGCCGACTGCTTCCTGATCCAGAGCCACACCGCTCCGATCAATAAGTGGATCATGGAGCAGCTCATCATGATCGACGCGCTGAAGCGGGCTTCCGCGCGGTCCATCACGGTGATCGTCCCCTTCTACGGCTATGCCCGCCAGGACAAGAAGCACCGCGGCCGCGAGCCCATCTCGGCCCGTCTGATCGCGGATCTGCTGAAGACCTCGGGTGCCGACCGGATCCTCACCGTCGATCTGCACACCGACCAGATCCAGGGCTTCTTCGACGGTCCGGTGGACCACCTCTTCGCGCTTCCGGTGCTCGCCGACTACGTGGGCGCCAAGGTGGACCGCACCAAGCTCACCGTGGTCTCCCCCGACGCCGGCCGGGTGCGGGTCGCCGACCGCTGGTGCGACCGGCTGGGCGCCCCGCTGGCCATCGTGCACAAGCGGCGCGACCCGGACGTGGCCAACCAGGTCACCGTCCACGAGGTGGTCGGTGATGTACGGGGCCGGGTCTGTGTGCTGGTCGACGACATGATCGACACCGGTGGCACCATCTGCGCCGCGGCCGACGCGCTGTTCGCCAACGGCGCCGAGGACGTGATCGTGACCGCCACCCACGGTGTGCTGTCCGGCCCGGCCGCCGACCGGCTGAAGAACTCGAAGGTCAGCGAGTTCGTGTTCACCAACACGCTGCCCACCCCGAACGAGGTCGAGCTCGACAAGGTCACCGTGCTGTCGATGGCGCCCACCATCGCCCGCGCCGTGCAGGAGGTCTTCGAGGACGGCTCGGTGACCAGCCTCTTCGAGGAGCACGCCTGATGGGGTTAGACCCTGTCGCTGAGCGAGCCTGCTGAGGCCACCCCGCCATGGGGTGGCCTCAGCCATGTCCGGCCATTGGTAGAATCGTGGGGTTGCTCGGCGAGGGAGGCTGTGCTCGGCACAGCTGTCCGTTATCGACGCGCTCTTCGTAGCAGGTCTGTCGTGGGCCGGGTGACGCCCACATATCAGGACACGATCTACGAGGAGTGCCCCATGGCCGAGGTCAAGATCTCCGCCCAGCCCCGTACCGAGTTCGGCAAGGGCGCGGCCCGCCGCACCCGTGTGGCCGGCCGCGTGCCCGGCGTCGTCTACGGTCACGGCGTCGACCCGCTGCATGTGACCCTTCCGGGCCAC
This window contains:
- a CDS encoding sensor histidine kinase, which codes for MSATGVVEAASARGAPAGPWWWPRRRSMVLDVGLAVASAAECAAEGVGFAHDARIPTVLGVLLGVVVGSTLVLRRQWAIAVVLISIAVTPAEMGLLLGVVGLYTLAASEVPRRITAVLAGMAGSGTLIITMIRFQQDIKKDGWEPGLWVVPLVSVVMALGMTAPPVLLGLYVRARRRLVESLRERADGLERELSLLADRAEERAEWARNEERTRIAREMHDVVAHRVSLMVVHAAALQAVALKDPEKASKNAALVGDMGRQALTELRQMLGVLRSEDGQRSGAAVPAPAPPKEPRRVPLAAVGLAASAAAQAAEAAVREAEPLGGPSLAELAALVGQSRAAGMTVELSVEGEERRYASRVEQTAYRVVQEALTNVHKHAPGASARVRVAHRAAEIAVLVENGPCEGGTADAGLPSGGNGLVGMRERVSTLGGGFVSGPTETGGFRVSAVIPDRTADGADGADGTDGEGGTDGVGAEDGGPVGSTAGELEGAAGVERAKSA
- a CDS encoding cellulose-binding protein; this encodes MGASVSPQGFTIVGRGRGYRPVQVDRCVAELSQARDAAWERAARLTVLANELSADAERLRETVSQLAPQTYESLGDRAQLILMAAEEEETHLRAQAEAWAQEQWEAVQVDARLVRDQARDEAERVREAAEASARSTLEAAQAEVEEVRAVSRQDVKEWRGEALAALKDMRQRTAAVLVEQEREHGERWEAAGRELAERDSAMTARLAQLEEFTQARLADAKREYAMAEQAARLRQEDAQAQAAEIIAQARAREDRLARETERTLRDHLQRREELKAHLEHVRGSLAALTGKPVAEDPGPGSRPELSPES
- a CDS encoding ribose-phosphate diphosphokinase — its product is MTGIKTTGEKKLMLFSGRAHPELAEEVAHELGVSLVPTKAFDFANGEIYVRFQESARGADCFLIQSHTAPINKWIMEQLIMIDALKRASARSITVIVPFYGYARQDKKHRGREPISARLIADLLKTSGADRILTVDLHTDQIQGFFDGPVDHLFALPVLADYVGAKVDRTKLTVVSPDAGRVRVADRWCDRLGAPLAIVHKRRDPDVANQVTVHEVVGDVRGRVCVLVDDMIDTGGTICAAADALFANGAEDVIVTATHGVLSGPAADRLKNSKVSEFVFTNTLPTPNEVELDKVTVLSMAPTIARAVQEVFEDGSVTSLFEEHA
- a CDS encoding SUKH-4 family immunity protein, which gives rise to MVTFAQAQERAELWINGDVPAYQQREVRVREFDLGFVVWAEDRPDGPVSDTATDGARMVIARDSGDTTLWPGLPVGEVIRRYEECYGSTADADPSETTGGRQRRIDLNATSFLLTPPEWLQEAADALSLPDQRLDIPDQRSDAAPGAGPSGAPAAGSGGARPQDAPPVPPAPAAPSAPSASSSASAPSGGTPWAGADTNSGGDDGDRSVAPPATVFAPPLAGSDDEDTPAPGVRPDAKTELLSGGSALPPTAIAPQIDLPGGPGAGPVSGAAPGAADIANEATRKATPGGPTPPPPPGAPGTPGARPGAGAQTPHAPHTPPPPSSPAPSGPGTPGAPAGGYVPTQLVSQLDPDAGPGGQTPPPGAPGGGNVHAAATMLAGGPGQPAAPGAPGAPGTPGAPGAPGQTPPPGAQPPGPPGAPQSPQAPGAPGAPGAPGGVHAAATMLAGGPGQPGAPGAPGHTPPPGPGGPGFPAPPGAPGVPGQAAPSGPQPPGPPGVPGAGGSATPPPPFPGAPGAPGAPGAPGDGVHAAATMLAGGPGAPGAPGAPAMAPPPGAPVPGMAPPPGAAAPGTPPPGYAYPQPPPGQPTVGPGYMAVLRYRAQDGSEQQLIRRSAPGTPHPEWQILHELRSMNVPPQQVLELHTELESCDLPGGYCARMIHETWPQVRISHTAPYGRDHATRQQGVRHLLEHQGELHQVADGPARPAPNRAPLPHPGQVQPVPPVPPEGLAHELGQSFGPGIFRFDQRAVSRMGVPDVVAQTLVWAGLPVDFGPFFWAQAQPGRPVPTLAELAAERGVQPAADAGSYLVMGNDFGRQLCVQYGTAHIVAIPLEAVAQPVPPQFVNTGLPEFVRCMALLGRMWRLRYGLTPEQAGRWTVDFQAQLAALDPAALSAPDNWWAVLLEQMWDGLL
- a CDS encoding YwqJ-related putative deaminase, with translation MHTTRSDGSGNDAAPAADDPRLGWSGGDPDAGPPAVHHRRDGILPAVAAALSVRGETLTCTGIKGDQPPTLHPLVQEFLDALPTGQRERFTGRCAEAILLSRHLTAFETSRSKRAARKPLGQGEARRSLKHAKLTTRRIREAGDPQHGSYAPPCLSCTALLAHFGVRVVGETE
- a CDS encoding SMI1/KNR4 family protein, with the protein product MTTGRLGQQAAPPNAAYAGQVVHFPDPVRAARHPKGVRVDENGFPDFSPYARAAAEIAEPPEGFGVDELRLTDYVSANAAQFAAGHDLWKDSVPVATPHGWTWHHVAGTRRMELIPAEVKALLRHHGGLATAPVDQNKRGTRPLQETRPVHFGLPVRGLSVTEEQVLGVEEDLGYRLPDAYRGYLKAAGGCAPVGAALDPELGLLIDQPFFTVRDEAAINDLVYMNKCLRDHFTKDYLGVGFVQGGVIAVKVKGDAIGSVWFCAYDDARDRDGWTVQDRVTELMLPCGDDFDAFLLRLAGNPPELETVANLMVDGGFAYAVPVEE
- a CDS encoding SUKH-3 domain-containing protein, whose amino-acid sequence is MKQAYDRRDVTRFPIAVDAALREAGWQPGRWDIQRAEVWADTLRAHTSPAGHQHAVFPAAVEAWAEFGGLHVQPPAAGRQIAPTPFRIDPLPGLHLARSLSDLGRALETEVCPLGEEADGQALLTIDTEGRVYSLDHCGDWYLGATVDAALATLVTGALPPRLPRA
- the glmU gene encoding bifunctional UDP-N-acetylglucosamine diphosphorylase/glucosamine-1-phosphate N-acetyltransferase GlmU, producing the protein MSANRPAAVVVLAAGEGTRMKSATPKVLHAICGRSLVGHVVAASRELSPEHLVVVVGHAREQVTAHLAEIDAEVRTAVQHEQNGTGHAVRMGLEELSDSGVVLDGTVIVVCGDTPLLTGATLERLASAHATDGNAVTVLTAEVPEPTGYGRIVRDPASGAVTAIVEHKDATDAQRAIREINSGVFAFDAQLLTDALGKVRTDNSQGEEYLTDVLGILREAGHRVGAAVAADHREILGINNRVQLAEARRLLNDRLLERAMLSGVTVVDPGTTWIDATVTVEPDALVHPGTQLLGTTHLAAHSEVGPNSRLTDTTVGEGAVASFTVADGAEIGAGAGVGPYAYLRPGTRLGTKSKAGTYVEMKNATIGEGSKVPHLSYVGDATIGDHTNIGAASVFVNYDGVSKHHTTIGSHCRTGADNMLVAPVTIGDGAYTAAGSVITKDVPPGSLAVARGQQRNIEGWVARKRPGSAAARAAESAHQEHRSDQ